A region from the Oncorhynchus tshawytscha isolate Ot180627B linkage group LG26, Otsh_v2.0, whole genome shotgun sequence genome encodes:
- the gpr18 gene encoding N-arachidonyl glycine receptor, whose product MGVDPNLSTVVDLNTSNMTMEYSSARSVEQVPTEYRIAGLVFYSVIFTIGIVVNVTALWVFALTTKRRNSVSVYMINVAIVDLVFIILLPFRMVYYGQDYWPFGDIFCRVSAALTVFYPCMALWLFALISTDRYVAIIQPKHSKELKNIPKALVACIGVWIMTLGSTVPLLFPDHDPDRSSNFTTCIKMRDIIHLRTDNPVHFTRLAFFFLVPTCIMIGCYVVIVDNLVHGRTSKLKPKVKQKSIRIIITLIVQVLVCFVPFHICLVVLLLDGGDGSNYSTWGAFTTFLMNLSTVLDIILYYIVSKQFQDRVISVILYRNYLRSVRRKSRRTHTGSVRSLSNLTSAMI is encoded by the coding sequence ATGGGAGTGGATCCGAATTTATCTACAGTAGTGGACCTGAACACATCTAATATGACCATGGAGTACAGCTCAGCCCGCTCAGTGGAACAGGTCCCTACAGAATACCGCATCGCAGGCCTGGTCTTCTACTCTGTCATCTTCACCATTGGCATAGTGGTCAACGTCACCGCATTATGGGTATTTGCCTTGACCACCAAGAGGAGGAACTCCGTCTCGGTCTACATGATCAACGTGGCCATAGTGGATCTCGTCTTTATCATCCTTCTCCCCTTCCGGATGGTTTACTATGGCCAGGACTACTGGCCGTTCGGAGACATCTTCTGTCGGGTCAGCGCGGCTCTGACTGTCTTCTACCCCTGCATGGCCCTGTGGCTCTTCGCCCTGATCAGCACTGACCGCTACGTGGCCATCATCCAGCCCAAACACAGCAAGGAGCTCAAGAACATCCCCAAAGCCCTGGTAGCATGCATCGGGGTGTGGATCATGACCCTGGGTAGCACTGTCCCCTTGCTCTTCCCAGACCACGACCCGGATCGCTCCTCCAACTTCACCACCTGCATCAAGATGCGTGACATCATCCACCTGCGAACGGACAACCCCGTCCACTTCACACGCCTGGCCTTCTTCTTCCTGGTGCCGACCTGTATCATGATTGGTTGCTATGTGGTTATCGTGGATAATCTCGTCCACGGACGAACTTCCAAGCTCAAGCCCAAGGTCAAGCAGAAGTCCATCAGGATCATCATCACGCTCATCGTCCAGGTGCTGGTGTGTTTCGTGCCCTTCCACATTTGTTTGGTGGTTCTGTTGCTGGACGGTGGTGATGGTTCGAACTACAGCACGTGGGGGGCCTTTACAACATTCCTGATGAACCTGAGTACAGTTCTGGATATTATTCTTTACTACATTGTCTCCAAGCAGTTCCAAGATAGAGTGATCAGTGTGATTCTGTACAGGAACTACTTGCGTAGCGTACGGAGGAAgagcagacgcacacacacagggagtgtgAGGTCGCTCAGTAACTTGACCAGCGCCATGATCTAA